The Flaviramulus sp. BrNp1-15 genome has a window encoding:
- a CDS encoding PIN domain-containing protein: MKVLLDTNIIIHREANRIVEHDIGQLFNWIDKLHYEKYIHPITISEIDSYQNKQVVKTFSIKLDSYNRIKHQLPFSKIVQSVSVGFDVNDNDINDTHLLNEIYEGRIDLLITQDKKIHTKASKLGISDKVFKIQSFLEKVTSENPDLVQYNVLAVKKADFAEVDINDNFFDSFREDYDEFDDWFKSKFDKVCYICYSDNNLTAFLYIKVEEKTENYSEIKPIFDKKKRLKIGTLKVISNGYKIGERFLKIVFDNAIQYKVDEIYVTVFNKRPEQGQLIDMLKGWGFTEHGIKSTKNGDEIVLTRPFGKSQPIEINKPKLSFPFFSRDTRKYIIKIEPQYHTELFPDSINTREDETKYTENEPHRNRIGKVYISHSQDRHLQPGDIIIVYRMGDTKPKKYSSTVTSICIVEEVINGFASFEDFYKACYRRTMIKKADLEKDWWNKYPKYRPFVIKFLYAHSFPTPKPTLNDLNRIGVIPDIMNMPRGFIELNNNQFNKLVNFAYNRR, from the coding sequence ATGAAAGTACTTTTAGATACTAATATAATTATTCACAGAGAAGCGAACAGAATAGTTGAACACGATATTGGACAATTATTTAATTGGATTGATAAATTGCATTACGAAAAATACATTCATCCAATCACAATCTCTGAAATTGATTCCTATCAAAATAAACAAGTTGTTAAGACTTTTTCAATAAAATTAGATAGTTATAATAGAATTAAGCATCAACTTCCTTTTTCTAAAATTGTACAAAGTGTAAGTGTAGGGTTTGATGTTAACGATAATGATATTAATGACACTCATCTGTTAAATGAAATTTATGAAGGCAGAATAGATTTATTAATTACTCAAGACAAAAAAATACATACAAAAGCTTCTAAACTTGGGATTTCAGACAAAGTATTTAAAATTCAATCATTTCTTGAAAAAGTCACTTCTGAAAACCCAGATTTAGTTCAATACAATGTCCTTGCTGTAAAAAAGGCTGACTTTGCAGAAGTTGACATTAATGACAATTTTTTTGATAGTTTCCGAGAAGACTATGATGAATTTGATGATTGGTTTAAATCAAAATTTGACAAGGTTTGTTATATATGTTATAGCGACAATAACTTAACAGCTTTTCTTTATATAAAAGTTGAAGAAAAAACGGAAAATTACTCTGAAATAAAACCAATATTTGACAAGAAAAAAAGACTGAAAATTGGAACCTTAAAAGTAATTAGTAATGGATATAAAATAGGGGAAAGATTCTTAAAAATTGTCTTTGATAATGCTATTCAATATAAAGTTGATGAAATATATGTTACGGTATTTAATAAAAGACCTGAACAAGGTCAATTAATCGATATGCTTAAAGGTTGGGGGTTTACAGAACACGGAATAAAATCCACGAAAAATGGAGATGAAATCGTTTTAACAAGACCTTTTGGAAAATCACAACCTATTGAAATCAACAAACCAAAACTTTCTTTTCCATTCTTTTCGAGAGATACAAGAAAGTACATCATCAAGATAGAACCACAATATCATACGGAATTATTTCCTGATAGCATTAATACTCGAGAAGACGAAACAAAATACACAGAAAACGAACCACATCGCAATAGAATTGGCAAGGTATACATCTCACATTCTCAAGATAGACACCTTCAACCTGGAGATATTATTATCGTTTACAGAATGGGAGACACTAAGCCAAAAAAATATTCCAGCACAGTAACTTCAATTTGCATTGTAGAGGAAGTTATAAACGGGTTTGCATCCTTTGAAGATTTTTACAAAGCTTGTTACAGAAGAACAATGATTAAAAAGGCAGATTTAGAAAAAGACTGGTGGAATAAATATCCCAAATACAGACCATTCGTTATTAAATTCCTTTATGCTCACTCTTTTCCAACACCAAAGCCAACGCTAAATGATTTGAACAGGATTGGCGTAATTCCTGACATTATGAATATGCCACGTGGATTTATAGAATTAAATAACAATCAGTTTAATAAATTAGTTAATTTTGCTTACAACCGAAGATAA
- a CDS encoding MBL fold metallo-hydrolase produces MNLYPINAGNFKLDGGAMFGVVPKSIWHRTNPADANNMIDLTARCLLIEDGNRLILIDNGMGNKQSVKFFGYYYPWGDFNLDNSLKAHGFHRDDVTDVFLTHLHFDHCGGSIQWNKDKTGYESAFKNAHFWSNKNHWQWATQPNRREKASFLKENILPMEESGQLKFTSLPEHDILKNSELGFDIFFADGHTEKQMIPLINYKGKTIAFMADLLPTVGHLPIPYVMGYDTRPLLTLDEKEKFLDIAADNNFYLFLEHDAHNEIITVKKTEKGVRLNNTYTTQDIFN; encoded by the coding sequence ATGAACTTATACCCAATTAATGCCGGAAACTTTAAATTAGATGGTGGCGCCATGTTTGGCGTAGTGCCAAAATCTATATGGCATCGAACCAATCCTGCAGACGCCAATAATATGATCGACCTTACTGCACGTTGTTTACTAATTGAAGATGGTAACCGCCTGATTTTAATAGACAACGGCATGGGCAACAAACAATCGGTTAAATTTTTTGGTTACTATTACCCTTGGGGTGATTTTAATTTAGACAATTCGCTAAAAGCACACGGTTTTCATCGAGATGATGTTACCGATGTTTTTTTAACGCATTTGCATTTCGATCATTGTGGAGGAAGCATTCAATGGAATAAAGACAAAACCGGTTATGAATCTGCTTTTAAAAACGCTCATTTTTGGAGTAATAAAAACCATTGGCAGTGGGCAACTCAACCTAACAGACGCGAAAAAGCATCATTTTTAAAAGAAAATATTCTTCCAATGGAAGAAAGCGGTCAATTAAAATTTACATCGCTTCCAGAACATGATATTTTAAAAAACTCTGAATTGGGTTTTGATATTTTTTTTGCAGACGGTCATACCGAAAAACAAATGATTCCGCTTATAAATTATAAAGGTAAAACCATAGCTTTTATGGCAGATTTATTACCTACTGTTGGGCATTTACCTATTCCGTATGTTATGGGTTACGACACCAGACCTTTATTAACTTTAGACGAAAAAGAAAAGTTTCTGGATATAGCTGCAGACAATAATTTCTATTTATTTTTAGAGCACGATGCTCATAACGAAATTATTACCGTTAAAAAAACCGAAAAAGGAGTAAGATTAAACAACACATACACAACACAAGACATATTTAATTAA
- a CDS encoding M1 family metallopeptidase: MNRFIVFLFCLTLFWSCNSQKNAVVPKTPTVVTPKAPLTTSNSCYWQQHVDYNMDIDMDVNSYQYKGKQTLVYTNNSPDVLNRVYYHLYFNAFQPGSEMDVRSRTIPDPDSRVGDRISKLTPSEIGYIKVNALTQNGAALKHETVGTVLEVDLAKPIQPGESVTFKMDFDAQVPLQIRRSGRNNKEGVALSMTQWYPKLAEYDFEGWHADPYIGREFHGVWGDFDVKLTIDKNYVVGGTGYLQNEPEIKGNKKTLHFKAPNVHDFTWAADPDYIHDTKQVPNGPLLNFYYKKTLDSDKLENWKKMQPKTVELMQYFSEHIGTYPYDQYSVIQGGDGGMEYAMCTLITGNRSFGSLVGVTAHEMAHTWFQFLLASNEAKHEWMDEGFTSYISDLAMNEVMKAGIDNPTANAYKGYIYLAKSGKEQPLTTHADRYAYNQAYGISAYSKGEVFMAQLGYVIGEDNLKQTIKKYYTDFAFKHPKPLDIIRTAEKISGLELDWYLIDFAQTTNTIDYAVKSVEDKTVTLERIGLMPMPIDLEVTYTDGSTESFYIPLQMMRGEKPTSATIIKDWAWAYPTYTFETTKAIQSVQIDPKEMMADIDKENNKK; encoded by the coding sequence ATGAATCGGTTTATTGTTTTTCTTTTTTGTTTAACACTATTTTGGTCTTGTAACAGTCAAAAAAATGCAGTTGTTCCAAAAACTCCAACTGTAGTAACTCCTAAAGCGCCTCTTACTACATCAAATTCGTGCTATTGGCAGCAACATGTAGATTATAACATGGATATTGATATGGATGTAAACTCCTATCAATACAAAGGAAAACAAACTTTGGTTTACACCAACAATTCACCCGATGTTTTAAATAGAGTCTATTATCACTTGTATTTTAATGCTTTTCAACCGGGTAGCGAAATGGATGTGCGTTCTCGTACCATTCCAGATCCAGACTCAAGAGTAGGTGATAGAATAAGTAAATTAACACCTAGCGAAATTGGTTATATAAAAGTAAATGCTTTAACCCAAAATGGGGCGGCTTTAAAACACGAAACCGTTGGAACCGTTTTAGAGGTTGATTTAGCTAAACCTATTCAACCAGGAGAAAGCGTCACCTTTAAAATGGATTTCGATGCGCAAGTTCCGTTACAAATTCGTCGTTCTGGAAGAAACAATAAAGAAGGGGTTGCTTTATCAATGACGCAATGGTACCCAAAATTAGCTGAATACGATTTTGAAGGTTGGCATGCCGATCCATATATAGGTCGTGAATTTCATGGAGTTTGGGGCGATTTTGATGTAAAACTAACTATCGATAAAAACTACGTTGTTGGTGGTACAGGCTATTTGCAAAATGAGCCAGAAATAAAAGGAAATAAAAAAACGCTTCATTTTAAAGCGCCTAACGTACACGATTTTACATGGGCTGCAGATCCTGATTATATTCATGACACAAAACAAGTTCCTAATGGGCCACTTCTAAACTTTTACTACAAAAAAACATTAGATAGTGATAAGCTTGAAAACTGGAAAAAAATGCAACCAAAAACGGTTGAACTTATGCAATATTTTAGTGAGCACATTGGTACATATCCTTACGATCAATACTCTGTTATTCAAGGTGGAGATGGCGGTATGGAATATGCCATGTGTACTTTAATAACAGGCAACCGCAGTTTTGGAAGCTTGGTAGGTGTTACAGCTCACGAAATGGCGCACACATGGTTTCAGTTTTTATTAGCATCAAACGAAGCTAAACACGAGTGGATGGACGAAGGCTTTACAAGCTACATAAGTGATTTAGCCATGAATGAGGTTATGAAAGCGGGCATTGACAATCCAACAGCCAATGCGTATAAAGGTTATATTTACTTAGCTAAATCTGGAAAAGAGCAACCTTTAACTACACATGCAGACAGGTATGCCTATAACCAAGCTTATGGAATTTCGGCATACAGTAAGGGTGAAGTATTTATGGCGCAATTAGGTTATGTTATAGGTGAAGACAACCTTAAACAAACCATTAAAAAATATTACACAGACTTTGCTTTTAAGCACCCAAAACCTTTAGATATTATTCGAACTGCCGAAAAAATTTCTGGTTTAGAACTAGATTGGTACTTAATAGATTTTGCACAAACCACAAATACTATTGATTATGCTGTAAAATCTGTTGAAGACAAAACAGTAACCTTAGAGCGTATAGGTTTAATGCCAATGCCAATAGATTTAGAAGTTACATATACCGATGGTTCTACAGAAAGTTTTTATATCCCGTTGCAAATGATGCGTGGTGAAAAACCAACCTCAGCAACTATTATAAAAGATTGGGCGTGGGCATACCCAACTTACACTTTTGAAACCACAAAAGCTATACAAAGTGTGCAAATAGACCCTAAGGAAATGATGGCAGATATTGATAAAGAAAACAATAAAAAGTAA
- a CDS encoding S8 family peptidase — MKTFKSLLLSAFLAAFIFGCGGTADILSTPVENIDTSPLKVSELTEAEKHNWGHLDLIKDTIPGMSVDKAYTDIIKNKKGKKVIVAVIDSGIDIDHEDLDDVIWTNKGEIPNNGKDDDKNGYVDDVHGWNFLGKGYDEQLEFVRILASGDTSHPDYARAQAEYETEYQKWLGRKTQYEQIYQQITNADDALAKHIGKKDYTKEDVAAIKTEDQELNQAKQIAQYMFSNGMDSMADAKKEINDGLVSINERLNFNLNKEFKGRVNGDDPEDMSSKYYGDGNVKPVKKSESHGTHVAGIIAAERNNGKGANGVANNVEIMSIRAVPNGDEYDKDVALAIRYAVDNGASIINGSFGKSFSPHSDWVRDAIAYAGKNDVVFVHAAGNDSKDVDTEPNFPDDNINGQEVSDTYIRVGALAPKYGSNMIAGFSNYGKKNVDVFAPGASVYSTTPENEYDTKGGTSMAAPAVAGVAALIRSYYPKLSAAQVKQVIMDSGLALKPKVIVGGDTNDVRPFADLTKSSKIVNAYNALIMASKVAAGQ; from the coding sequence ATGAAAACATTTAAATCATTATTATTATCAGCTTTTTTAGCTGCATTTATTTTTGGCTGCGGTGGTACTGCAGACATTTTATCAACTCCAGTAGAGAATATAGATACCTCGCCTTTAAAAGTTTCAGAGTTAACTGAAGCCGAAAAACACAATTGGGGACATTTAGATTTAATTAAAGACACCATTCCTGGAATGAGTGTTGATAAAGCTTACACAGACATTATTAAAAACAAAAAAGGTAAAAAAGTTATTGTTGCAGTTATTGATTCTGGTATTGATATAGACCACGAAGATTTAGATGACGTTATCTGGACTAATAAAGGTGAAATTCCTAACAACGGAAAAGATGATGACAAAAATGGTTATGTTGATGATGTACACGGGTGGAACTTTTTAGGTAAAGGTTATGATGAACAATTAGAATTTGTTAGAATTCTAGCTAGCGGAGATACAAGTCACCCAGATTATGCAAGAGCTCAAGCAGAATACGAAACAGAATATCAAAAATGGTTGGGTAGAAAAACTCAATATGAGCAAATCTATCAGCAAATAACAAATGCTGACGATGCTTTAGCAAAACATATAGGTAAAAAAGATTACACCAAAGAAGATGTTGCTGCTATTAAAACCGAAGACCAAGAATTAAACCAAGCTAAACAAATAGCTCAATATATGTTTAGTAACGGTATGGATTCTATGGCAGATGCAAAAAAAGAAATTAACGACGGTTTAGTAAGCATTAACGAGCGTTTAAATTTTAACCTAAACAAAGAGTTTAAAGGGCGTGTAAATGGTGACGATCCAGAAGATATGTCTTCTAAATATTATGGTGATGGTAATGTAAAACCTGTTAAGAAAAGTGAAAGCCACGGTACACATGTTGCAGGTATTATTGCTGCAGAGCGTAACAATGGTAAAGGTGCAAATGGCGTTGCGAATAATGTTGAAATCATGAGTATCAGAGCGGTTCCAAACGGTGATGAATATGATAAAGATGTGGCTTTAGCTATTCGTTATGCTGTTGATAATGGCGCATCTATTATTAATGGAAGTTTTGGTAAAAGTTTTTCTCCTCATAGTGATTGGGTTCGTGATGCTATTGCTTACGCAGGAAAAAATGATGTTGTTTTTGTACATGCTGCAGGAAATGATAGTAAAGATGTAGATACTGAGCCTAACTTCCCAGACGATAATATTAATGGTCAGGAAGTTTCTGATACCTATATTAGAGTTGGAGCTTTAGCGCCAAAATATGGTTCTAATATGATTGCTGGTTTTTCAAACTACGGAAAAAAGAACGTTGATGTTTTTGCTCCTGGAGCAAGCGTATATTCTACAACTCCAGAAAACGAGTACGATACTAAAGGTGGTACTTCTATGGCGGCTCCAGCTGTTGCAGGAGTTGCAGCTTTAATCCGTTCGTATTATCCTAAATTATCAGCTGCTCAGGTAAAACAAGTTATCATGGATTCTGGGTTGGCTTTAAAACCAAAAGTAATTGTTGGTGGCGACACTAATGACGTTAGACCTTTTGCAGATTTAACAAAATCTTCAAAAATAGTCAATGCTTATAATGCATTAATTATGGCATCTAAAGTAGCTGCTGGTCAGTAA
- a CDS encoding SulP family inorganic anion transporter: MSPKKNNIKGFFKALPKNIFSGFVVSLIALPLGLGLAMASDAPPISGVIAAVVGGIIVSILGGSHVTISGPGNGLVGVLLVAITTLGLESAYVAVMCSGVLLLLLGFFRMGTLADFFPSSAIQGMLAAIGLIILGKQFHIMLAHKIKREETIDYLLEIPTTLYDAFHYGSDGLIYAALAGVISLGIMAFYSKIRNKYLQLIPAPMWIVLLSIGFSYYFEMGLHEPNPIAKEYMISGIPSINDIIADLKLPNFNGVWSLSFWGSVLALTLISSIESLLSIKAVDKLDPEKRRSNVNRDLKALGLATVGSGLLGGLNVVTVIARSSVNVNNGASNRSSNFFHAAFLVLFIVVFSTQLTRIPLPALMAILVYTGYKLASPNIVRKIFSIGKEQLIIFFVTLVVTLKIGLITGILAGVLATFVIHIIINKSAGLFLRNVLKPNVLMFKEQDGKNNYYVSVKHFCSFLNYFRLKQHLDEVPENEDVIVDFSMCKFVDDTVLENISNYQELFAKRGGHFDVIGLDMHDTDSEHPFASRRLLPVPKIIKNSLTRRQTTMESLSEDYSLNYSSKKQKNISFLNSFEFFYTKHINHIYNELSQKDNGIKLFDIEFSEGEFITKEVVRSTMLHIDLNFAIPEFTLDREGFLEKVSALAGYKDIPIEDHDDFSKRFYLTGDNEIGIAEFFNDDVTKFFESNPYYHVESNGNALLIFGKERLASTKEIKTLLDYGKRLKEVIS, encoded by the coding sequence ATGAGTCCTAAAAAAAATAATATTAAAGGTTTTTTTAAAGCGCTTCCCAAAAATATATTTTCTGGTTTTGTAGTTAGCCTTATTGCATTACCATTGGGTTTAGGGCTTGCTATGGCTAGTGATGCACCTCCAATTTCTGGAGTTATAGCCGCTGTAGTTGGTGGTATTATAGTCTCCATTTTAGGTGGTAGCCATGTCACCATTTCTGGTCCAGGTAATGGGTTAGTTGGCGTGCTTTTAGTTGCTATTACAACGCTTGGTTTAGAAAGTGCTTATGTTGCTGTTATGTGTTCTGGAGTTTTGCTTTTACTATTAGGCTTTTTTAGAATGGGTACGCTTGCAGATTTTTTTCCATCTTCTGCCATTCAAGGTATGCTGGCTGCAATTGGACTCATTATTCTGGGAAAACAATTTCATATTATGCTTGCGCACAAAATAAAAAGAGAGGAAACTATTGACTATCTTTTAGAAATACCTACAACCTTATACGATGCTTTTCATTATGGTAGCGACGGGCTAATTTATGCCGCATTAGCTGGTGTAATAAGTTTAGGTATTATGGCATTTTATTCAAAAATAAGAAACAAATACTTACAGCTTATTCCTGCTCCAATGTGGATTGTTCTTTTATCTATTGGCTTTAGCTATTACTTTGAAATGGGATTACACGAACCCAACCCTATTGCAAAAGAATATATGATTTCTGGTATTCCTTCAATAAATGATATTATAGCAGATTTAAAACTACCTAATTTTAATGGCGTATGGAGTCTTTCGTTTTGGGGAAGTGTTTTAGCTTTAACACTTATTTCAAGTATAGAATCGCTTTTAAGTATTAAAGCCGTAGATAAATTAGACCCTGAAAAAAGACGCTCTAATGTTAATAGAGATCTTAAGGCTTTAGGTTTAGCAACTGTAGGTAGTGGGCTTTTAGGCGGATTAAATGTAGTAACCGTTATTGCTAGAAGTTCTGTAAATGTAAATAATGGTGCCAGTAACCGGTCTTCCAACTTTTTTCATGCGGCATTTTTAGTTTTATTTATTGTTGTTTTTAGCACACAATTAACTAGAATACCGCTTCCTGCTTTAATGGCTATTTTGGTTTATACAGGTTATAAATTGGCGTCGCCTAATATTGTTAGAAAAATATTCTCTATTGGTAAAGAGCAACTTATCATATTTTTTGTTACGCTAGTTGTTACCTTAAAAATTGGCTTAATAACAGGAATTTTAGCTGGTGTTTTAGCCACTTTTGTCATTCATATTATCATAAACAAAAGTGCTGGATTGTTTTTAAGAAATGTTTTAAAACCTAATGTTTTAATGTTTAAAGAGCAAGATGGTAAGAATAATTATTATGTGAGTGTGAAGCATTTTTGTAGCTTCTTAAATTACTTTAGATTAAAACAACACCTAGATGAGGTTCCAGAAAACGAAGATGTAATTGTAGATTTTTCGATGTGTAAATTTGTTGATGATACTGTTTTAGAAAACATTAGTAACTATCAAGAATTATTTGCAAAACGCGGTGGCCATTTTGATGTTATTGGTTTAGATATGCACGACACAGATTCTGAACACCCTTTTGCATCACGACGTTTACTTCCTGTTCCAAAAATTATAAAAAACAGCCTTACAAGACGTCAAACTACCATGGAGAGTTTGTCTGAAGATTATAGTTTGAATTACAGTTCTAAAAAGCAAAAAAACATATCTTTTTTAAACAGCTTTGAGTTTTTTTACACAAAACATATCAATCATATTTATAACGAATTATCTCAAAAAGACAATGGCATAAAGTTGTTTGACATCGAGTTTTCAGAAGGAGAATTTATTACGAAAGAAGTCGTTCGTTCTACCATGCTTCACATAGATTTAAACTTTGCTATTCCAGAATTTACACTAGATAGAGAAGGTTTTTTAGAAAAAGTTTCGGCACTTGCCGGATATAAAGATATTCCTATTGAAGACCACGACGATTTCTCCAAACGTTTTTATCTTACAGGTGATAATGAGATTGGAATTGCTGAATTTTTTAACGACGATGTTACTAAATTCTTCGAAAGCAACCCTTACTATCATGTGGAGTCTAATGGCAATGCTTTATTGATTTTTGGAAAAGAACGATTAGCCAGTACAAAGGAAATAAAAACCTTGTTAGATTACGGAAAAAGATTAAAAGAAGTTATTTCATAA
- a CDS encoding sodium:proton antiporter, with amino-acid sequence MLELGGIIILGILAQWVAWKFKIPAILPLILIGLLVGPIAAEFLSEDGTKWIEPIWNGKEGLFPGKSLFYFVSLSISIILFEGGLTLRINEIKNVGPIITKLITLGSLVTFFGAAIAAHFVFNLSWEISYLFSALIIVTGPTVITPILRNIPLKKDISAVLKWEGILIDPIGALVAVLVFEFISVGAGGEFTKTALIEFGKIVLFGFTFGFTFAHALNFIINKKLVPHYLLNVFALAAVLGVFVLSDVFAHESGLLAVVVMGMVLGNSNSSYLKELLYFKESLSVLLISILFILLAANINMEELLLVFNWKAVTLFALVVFIIRPIGVFLSTHGSKLKLNEKLFISWVGPRGIVAAGIASLFGLTLADKGVPDAKYITPLVFMIVLGTVLLNATTARLFAKLVGVFLKKSGGILIVGASKVSRLLGHYLETNGRHVVLIDSNETNIKKAKELGLEALTTNIYSDTLLDNIELSDVGYLMALTGSPDINTYAINKFSKQFGENGSFRLVTSQEIMEGTDTPKEGLFSHKDDFNSLMELTRKHPSIQEIDLEDKAHYNKLIKISNADEDIIPLFVKDDEGELHIISSYNLDFENIKKGYQLVYLGKPFDVEKVPTAETKASKEE; translated from the coding sequence ATGTTAGAATTAGGAGGCATTATCATTTTAGGAATATTAGCACAGTGGGTAGCATGGAAATTTAAAATTCCAGCTATTTTACCTTTAATATTAATTGGTTTGTTGGTTGGACCCATTGCAGCAGAATTTTTAAGTGAAGATGGAACCAAATGGATTGAACCCATCTGGAATGGTAAAGAAGGTTTGTTTCCAGGGAAAAGTCTGTTTTATTTTGTGTCACTTTCTATTAGTATTATTCTTTTTGAGGGTGGATTGACCCTAAGAATTAATGAAATAAAAAATGTTGGCCCCATTATTACCAAGCTTATTACATTGGGTTCTCTTGTTACGTTTTTTGGAGCCGCCATTGCAGCACATTTTGTGTTTAATTTAAGTTGGGAAATATCGTATTTGTTTTCTGCACTTATTATAGTAACAGGCCCCACTGTAATTACACCAATTTTAAGGAATATCCCACTAAAAAAGGATATTTCGGCAGTTTTAAAATGGGAGGGTATTTTAATAGATCCTATAGGCGCATTAGTGGCAGTACTTGTTTTTGAGTTTATAAGTGTAGGTGCAGGAGGCGAGTTTACTAAAACAGCCCTAATAGAATTTGGTAAAATTGTATTATTTGGATTTACCTTCGGGTTCACCTTTGCACACGCGCTTAACTTTATTATTAACAAAAAATTGGTGCCTCATTATTTACTAAATGTATTTGCTTTGGCGGCGGTATTAGGTGTTTTTGTGTTGTCTGATGTTTTTGCACACGAGTCTGGATTACTTGCGGTTGTTGTAATGGGTATGGTTTTAGGAAACTCTAACTCATCATATTTAAAAGAACTACTTTATTTTAAGGAATCTTTAAGCGTTTTACTCATATCCATTTTATTCATTTTGCTTGCGGCAAATATTAACATGGAAGAATTGTTGTTAGTATTCAATTGGAAAGCAGTTACATTATTTGCATTAGTAGTTTTTATTATTAGACCTATTGGTGTTTTTTTAAGCACTCATGGCTCTAAATTAAAATTAAACGAAAAACTATTTATTAGTTGGGTAGGACCTCGAGGTATTGTTGCAGCAGGTATCGCATCGCTTTTTGGATTAACGCTTGCCGATAAAGGTGTGCCAGATGCTAAATACATCACGCCGCTGGTGTTTATGATTGTGCTTGGAACCGTTTTATTAAACGCAACCACAGCTCGTTTATTTGCGAAATTAGTAGGTGTTTTTCTTAAGAAATCTGGAGGTATTTTAATTGTTGGGGCGTCAAAAGTTTCTAGATTACTAGGGCATTATTTAGAAACAAACGGCAGGCATGTTGTGCTAATTGATAGTAACGAAACTAATATTAAAAAAGCAAAAGAATTAGGTTTAGAGGCCTTAACAACTAACATATATTCTGACACGCTTTTAGATAACATAGAACTTAGTGATGTAGGATATTTAATGGCATTAACCGGAAGTCCAGATATAAACACTTATGCAATTAATAAGTTTAGTAAACAGTTTGGAGAAAATGGTTCGTTTAGATTGGTTACCTCACAAGAAATTATGGAAGGTACAGACACTCCAAAAGAAGGCTTGTTTTCACATAAAGACGATTTTAATTCTTTAATGGAACTTACTAGAAAACATCCATCTATACAGGAAATAGATTTAGAAGACAAAGCGCATTACAATAAACTGATAAAAATCTCGAATGCTGATGAAGATATCATACCGCTTTTTGTAAAGGATGATGAAGGCGAACTACATATAATATCGTCTTATAATTTAGATTTTGAAAACATTAAAAAAGGTTATCAATTGGTATATTTAGGAAAACCTTTTGATGTTGAAAAAGTACCAACAGCTGAAACTAAAGCTTCAAAAGAGGAGTAG
- a CDS encoding universal stress protein codes for MSLKPFKSIGIGVAFSPNLKANLFEAARLAVFFDCKLFLIHVGEASGDKVNVLSTILKSFEENNLDYEVVFKPGDPVDVILSTSEEKKIDLLILGALQREQFLKYYVGSIARKITRKVKCSILLLIKPSVEREPCQHIVVNGLKDPRTEQTITAAFYVANKLKANKITIVEEINKEQAAIKIYDDKSLRRSTIMKERIQLRENSRVKEIISHIPEEYTKDKTIKLQAIFGKKGYSIGHYAQITRADLLVMNAPSKMTFWDRLFPHDIEHILTELPTDVLILQ; via the coding sequence TTGTCTTTAAAACCATTTAAAAGTATTGGAATTGGAGTGGCTTTTTCCCCAAACTTAAAAGCTAACCTATTTGAAGCGGCAAGATTAGCTGTTTTCTTTGATTGTAAGTTGTTTTTAATTCATGTTGGCGAAGCTTCAGGAGACAAAGTAAATGTGCTGAGTACTATTCTCAAAAGCTTTGAAGAAAATAACTTGGATTATGAAGTGGTTTTTAAACCGGGAGACCCTGTAGATGTTATTTTATCAACTTCCGAAGAAAAAAAAATAGACTTATTAATTCTTGGAGCGCTACAGCGTGAGCAATTTTTGAAGTATTATGTAGGTTCTATTGCCAGAAAAATTACGCGTAAAGTAAAATGTTCTATTTTATTATTAATTAAACCTTCTGTTGAGCGCGAACCATGTCAACACATTGTTGTAAACGGATTAAAAGACCCAAGAACAGAACAAACCATAACTGCCGCTTTTTACGTTGCAAATAAGCTTAAAGCAAATAAAATAACTATTGTTGAAGAGATTAATAAGGAGCAGGCTGCCATAAAGATTTATGATGATAAATCACTTAGAAGATCTACCATCATGAAAGAGCGTATTCAACTAAGGGAAAACAGTAGGGTAAAGGAAATTATTAGTCATATTCCTGAAGAATATACAAAAGACAAAACTATAAAACTACAAGCCATTTTTGGAAAAAAAGGGTACTCAATTGGGCACTATGCTCAAATAACAAGGGCAGATTTATTGGTGATGAATGCACCGTCTAAAATGACTTTTTGGGATCGATTGTTTCCACATGATATTGAGCATATTTTAACTGAATTACCAACCGATGTGTTAATTCTACAATGA